CGCTATGCGGCCCTGTCCCTCTCCGAGAGCTCCATCCTCGAGCGGGTACACGCCGACGGCAGCCGTGGGCCCCTGGGCCGCTCCTGGTACGTCACGCCAGAGATCACCATCACCGACAACGACATCCGCGCCGAGGGGCTGGGCCGGAGCGAGAGGCGCTCGGCCAGCTGGGACATGCTGGACGCAGGCCGGGAGTGCAGGCCCTACGCTGTGCCCTGcgccccacagcccagccccagggagggcgGCTCGGGGCGCCAGcgcagcctggagcagctggacgAACTCATCACCGACCTTGTCATTGACTACAAGCCGGCACCGGGCCAACGCtcgggggacagggacagcctcGCAGAGCAGCTcaagcagctcctgagcagcagcgCCTCGGGCCCCCCCCGACGGGGAGAGGGCAGGCGGGTCCCTCACAATGTGCCCGAGGGACCCCGACCCACAAAGGAGCAGCCGGGCCCCAGCTCCCATGCTGGCACCCCGCGCCGCCCACCGGCCACCAGCCCCTTCGAAAAGTCACCGGAGAACTGCTCGCCCGACCTGAGCGCTGAGGAGGACGACATGATGATGTGCTCCAATGCCAAGTGCCGGCGCACAGAGACCATGTTCAACGCCTGCCTCTACTTCAAATCGTGCCACAGCTGCTACACCTACTACTGCTCCCGGCACTGCCGGCGCGAGGACTGGGACACGCACAAGGCCAGCTGCGTCTACGGGCGGGTGGGCAGCATCTGCCGCCATGTCCTTCAGTTCTGCCGCGAGAACACCGAGGTGCACAAGGCTTTCTCACGCATTGCCAAGGTGGGATACCTCTCCCGCGGCCGTGGCGTCCTCTTCCTGGGCTTCCCCAATGCGGGCTCCGCCGAGAACTTTCTCCAGTTTGGGCTGGAGAGCCTGCTGATGTCCCCCACGTACCTGTCCCTGCGGGAGCTGGACAGCTACTCAGACAACCTGGGAGAGTATGCCCAGGAGCTGCGGGAGACAGGCAACCAGTACGACCCCAACGAATGTTTCCTGCTGAATGTAACCGTGGCCGTCACTCAGAAAGTGCCAGAGAGGCCGTCACCGAAGATGCAGGTGCCGACGGTCAGGAAATATGCCAAGGTGGCCTTagcctcctccagccctgagaAGAAGATCTTGAAGAAGGAGCGGGACATGGAAACGTTGATCCTGACGCCACCGCCCGGTACAGCGGACATCGACAAGGATGGGGAGGAGGGCCGGAAGGCACGGGAGGTCTGCTTTATCAACATTCAGCGGGAGCTGCGCATCCGCGGCGTCTTCCTGCGTCACGAATTCCCTGCTGTCTACGAGCAGCTCTGCGACTTCGTGGAGAGCAACAAGCGCTTCACCCCCACCACCATCTACCCCATCGACAAGAGGACGGGCAAACAGTTCATGTGCATGATTATGGCGGCCTCCGAGCCTCGCACCCTCGACTGGGTGGCCAGCCCCAACCTCCTGGACGACATCATGTGAATGCAGGGCGGGGCGCACCCCCTCTGTCGATACGTGCTGTCCTGTCAGAACCCCCTCGGCTGTTACACCAAGGGGAGGGGGCTGCGGGCAGCCGACAGTGCTGGGTGGACCGGGCGGTGACAGGAGCACAGCCCGAAGCTTACCCTGgagcccagagcctggggagcccctgcagagccctctcGGGTGAGCGGTGCTTGGCCAGAGCAGCGGCGCCCCGCACCCCCCCAACTCCTGCCGACCGAGGCTGCCGCAACCCAGAGCCCCTCGGGCCTGCCCCAGGGTCCCCTCAGCACGGAGGGTCCCTCAGCGGCCATACCCAGCGCCTGGGACTGGGCTGCACCAGGACAGTGTCCCCGCCGTGTCTGTGTAGCCATTGCTGTTACTGCGGGAGCGTCAGGTGCTGGGGTGGCCCTGGGATCCCACGcgggctctgggcacagagcgGGGCAGGGCTGCGGGGTCCCTGGACGCTGCCGGGGGAGTGGGATcgcggggggcgggcggggacTCTGACCGGGGTCGGGGTTAATCGCCAGTGAGAGGTGACCGTGGAGGGGATCAGGGAAGGCGAGGCAGAGCCGGCGTCGTGGCCAAGGCCCCTCACCTGGGGCGCCCGCGCCGCCCTGCCCGGTCCTGCTCCCCGCTGTCGATCCCACTACCGACACCGGCACCGGCCGCAGCGCCCGCCCCCAGAGCCGCTGCCCGGTGGAACCCCGCGCCGGCTGGGGGCGGAGCCTGGTTCCGCGAGCGCTGGTTGGACGACGGGTGGAGGAGGTGGGAACGCGGGCAGGAGCCGGGTGCTGGTTGGACGCCGGTCGGAGGGGGCGGGAACACGGGCAGGAGTCGGTCGCTGGTTGGACAACGGGTGGAGGAGGCGGGAACACGGGCAGGAGCCGGGCGCTGGTTGGACGCCGGGAGGTGGAGGCGGGCACGGCGTGTGGGCGGCAGCGATGGCGGGCTCGGCGCTGTCGCGGGTGCCGGACGTGCAGATCGATGGCGACGGTGTCTTCAAGTACGTGCTGGTGCGGGTGCGCGGGGCCGGCGCGCCCGCCAAGGACGTCGTGCGAGGCTACAGCTGGGCCGAGTACCACGGTGAGGGGCGTCGGGAGTGCGGGGCGGGGCTGTGGCCCAGGGAAGCGTGCGGGGGCTTGCCGGGCGTCTGGCCCGTCCCGGGGCGGCGGCTGAGGCGGGGGTTCCCCGCGCCACCCCcgctccctccctgcagccgACCTGTTCGAGCGCACCGCGGAGGAGCTGGCGCGGCACGGCCTGAGCTGCGAGTGCCTGGGCGGCGGCCGCCTGTCGCACCGCCCTGAAGAGAGGAAGATCCACGTCTACGGGTACTCGGTGGTAAGCAGGAGCCGGGGGGACCCACGCATGGACGCAGCATTTCCCTTCGTGGGGTGGGTCCCACTGACGGCGGCCGAGTTGGCATCGCACCCCCTCGGGggtggaagggctgggaggggcgGCGCTCCTGGGCGTTTTCCCGAGTGCCCCAGGTAGGGGAGACCGCAGAGCCCTTTCCGGTGAGCAGTGCTTGGCCAAAGTAGGGTCACCCCACGAACTCCCCAGCACCTGCCTGTGGGGCTGCCAGACACCCAGAGTCCCCGGAGGTCCCATGGGTACAGTGGCTGTACCCAGCACTGGATGCTGCCAGGGGGAATTGGGCTGCAGAGTTCTTACCCTGTCTCCGCTTTGTGTGTCCCTAGGATGTTCCTGCAGGAGTGTCAGGTGGGTGCTGTAGGAGCCTTGTAAGGATGACTGGAGGCATTCTTGGGGACATCATGCTGGGTCCCTGGATGCtgaccccagcccagggctgtgctgcagcaccagctgtgctgggtgctgagtGCAGAGCGTAGCTGGGACCAGGGCAGTGTGCTGGTCCCTGGGCCACAGTGCACACAGTTTTCCTAGCTCCAGGGTGACACTGTCCTCTTTCCTGGGTGCTCCACCAGCCTCAGCTGGAGTCAGGAAGGACTGGCACAGGCTCTGtggcctctctgctgctggggtctgccagagctgccctggggattTGCCAGGCTTCCCTGCAAGTTCTCACCAGCTCTCCTTGGGAACCCTCTTTTCCTATGCAGGGCTTTGGACGAGCTGACCACGCTGTGACCACAGAGAAGCTGAAGGCAGAGTATCCTGACTATGAGATTACCTGGGCAGATGAAGGGTACTGACTCTTCTGTCTGTGGTGCCAGCCCAGAActggcacagctgtgtgcagcaccagggtggtggcagcaggctCCCCATGCTCAGCCATGCTCCAGACTCTCCTGATTTTCCTCTGTGTTGAACTCGCCCATTCTCCACTATCACCggactgtccctgtgccaggtgctcccacctCCCTGGCATGGCAAAGCTGGTGAAGCCAGTGgttgctctgccccagcctcctGGTGCCAGGGGCTCATCCACATGTATCTGTGAGAATTAAAGTCGTTggaggagcacagctgctctggtggCCATGCTCACGACTcggctgctccttcccaggtcTGGGTTATGCCTGTTGACAGTGGAAGGGAACCCCCAGGTTATCCGCCCCTTGAGGGGGGCCTGGCATGGGAACCTGGCATGGGAGCAGGCAGAGTCTGGAGTGGGAACAGCAGGAAGTGTATTGGGATTTGCCTTGGAAAGGGCTaaagcaggagagggaaaagcaatGTCCAGGCCTGGGCGAGGGAAAGGCAGGATGGACCTGGGGGAGGGACCACCCCCATCTCCCATGGGGAGGGAACTGAGCTACCTGGGAACATGATTGGGAAGAACTTGCCCATTCCCACTCTGGCGGGTTGTCGCACCTTGAGGAAGGGCATCCTCCCTGACTTCATCCCTCCAGCCACCTAGGACCAGCTCAGAATTTCCCAGGGATTCTCCCTGCTTGTGCTTCCAAATGAGGAGCAGTAGAGGGAgactgggaaaagctgctggaggctTCAGTGGCTGGAGAGCTCCAGGGAGATGTGGAGGCTGGGTTGGTTCAGTCACTGTCCCACATGATCCTAGGGCTGGAGAACCCtcccagcccagtcccagccccatTTCATTGTCAGACTCTGACCCtgtgtgctccctgctgctggctctgccttgTGCCTTCAGGGATCTGGGCTCCTTCCTCTGTGTCCCGAGCCTTGCAGGGTTCACTCAGCCTGTACCCTGGCTCCAAAGTTCAGCCTGTGCCCAAACTCCAAAGAAAGCTCACAATGGGGGGATGAGTCTCACCAGGCAAAAacatggctctgctgtgcctcgTCCTCCATCCTGCAAGGTGACtctcccctgtgctgggggaatATTACCCAGAAGATACAGAGCTGCAAACCTGCAAGTCACTGGATTGTGGAGCTTGGAGGCACCTCTGGGATGTCCTGTCCATCCACTGGCCTAGCAGAGCCAGCTTTAGTGAGTCCATTGTGGTGGGATTGCTGAGATGTGCTGTGCAGGCTCAGGGGTTGGACTCGATAGtccttgtgggttccttccaacacaGAGAGTTCCATGATTCTTGACCAGGTGGGGTTTGAGAATCTCCCCAAATTGAACCTCCCAGCAGCTTGGGAATCTGCTCTGGTTTGACAGccctcacaggaaaaaaaggtttttctttcaaGTGGTATTTGCTGTTCTTGCTTTGTTCTTGTCTCAGTCCTTACTGGGACGCTCCCCGCTCAAAGGGTTGGCTCCCtgcaccctcctgccagggcttATGACATTCCCCTACATTGATGACATTCCCtgcaccctcctgccagggctgatgACATTCCCCTACACCTCCAAGCTGGGCACATCtagctcagcctctccttgtGGGAGATGCAGTCCCCTCATCATCATCAGGGAATATCCTTCTATGGAGATCAAAAAGCCATTGGGACACATCCTCCAGGGAACCCTTGTGGAGCAGAGGGGTGGGATGTGGTGACCTCCTGTTGTGCCATCCATTCTGTACTATCCTGTGATCATGATCATTATCACTCAATCTGCTCCGGTGTGCCCACATCTCATACTGGGAGTACCAGCATCCCCAGTGCAAAGGGGAGGGGTCACATCTCGGAGAGAGGCTGCCCATGGCGCCCAGGAGGCCAGTGGCTACTTTGCCAGTGGCCAGCTTGGTGCTGCCAGGTTCCtgggcagggctcctgctctccagcatgcCTGGACTGGGGGATGTAGGGCTGCTGGTCCTCACTGGGCCTGGCTTGCactgggaggagctgagccTGTGTTTTACTGCCCCTGATGCAATCCTGCTGCAATCTGCCTTCCAAGATAGTTGGCTCAGTGGAAGGATCTGCCTCTCAGGGCACGAAGGCTGCggcagcagaggggagaggggtCCTGTGGGGTAGCAGCCCCTTCCTTTGCCCAGGTAGGGAAACCAGTGGGGTCAGTAGTTGCCATCGCCAGGCAACACTGGTGGTGATCTGTGGAGCTCTGGCTACCAATCTGTGCTTCTTCCAGGCTCATCAGCCCTCGCTGGGAGTCTGCCAGGAATGTTTTACCCCAGAACTGACCTGGCTAtggccctggagctgtgcccctgcacCCCTTGACATTCATGAGCTGGGTGCTGAGatgctcctgccagctggagcagagcaggcaggatgAAGGCTGGTGTCTTGGAATCCCCAGGCTCCAGGGGGACCTCAGAGTCctttccagtgcctaaaggggctccaggagagctggagaggaactttgGACTAGAGCTTGGAGTGACAAGACAAGTGGAAATTACTTCCCATTGCCAGAGGGCAGGATAAAATGGAATATTGGAGATACAGCTgactcccagctcagctgttctCTCTGGCCAGAGTGCAGCCCACAGCCAATCCTGCATCCAAAGTCTCTCCCACTCTCCTTATGCACAGGGACTGACAGAGCCCCCATATCCCTGGCAGAGGTGCCAGCATCCCCAACAGggctggcagcatccctggctCAGCAGGAAGTGTTCTCATCCCCCACCAAGCCAACATATTCCAgggggctgtgccctgtcccagTCACAGTGTCACCCACCGTCCTGTTCTGCATGGAAAACGGACTGAAGAAGAGAGGTTCGGGGGGAAAGCCGAAGGTGTCCACGGGCACCTGGCTGCAGCTCGCTGCTGAGGTGCCGCCGGTGCTGCTGACAGGACGGCGCGGCGCGGTCCCTGCCGGCGCAGCCGTGCCATAAACCCGCTCCCTAGCCAGGGAGCCGATAACAGCGGGGCTGAAGTCCAACGCAGGCAGGTCCAGGGGAGTACATTCCAGCCCGGGGCCACAGTGTGGCCTCTTCCAGCTCCGTTTTACCGTCGCGGTGGCCGGGATGGCTGCAGTCAGGCAGGAGATGCTGGCCCTCCTAGTGCTGCTGGGTAAGCTCTGCCGACATGGGTGGGGATTGTGTGGCTGGAGGGAAGGGTCCTCCGTGCTGGCTGCTCCACTCTGGTCCTCCACGGCAGTTTGTCCCAGCACTGGGCCAGCCCACTGGGCTCTCCTGGGGAATTCAGCCCGGGGTTCCCAGGATGAGCGGGTGCCGGAGCCCCCAGCACCGGCTGGGGATCTCCAGTAGCTTTGTTCAGCGTGGGACGGAAACCATCTAGATATTCTTATTTATTCCAAAAAGGGGGCTGGGACTGGAAGCATGGGTGCGATTCAACAGAGTCAGTGCCCTGGCAGGCTCTGGCACCCCGAAGCTGACGGTGGGAGGTGGCAGTGTGAGAGATATGGAGTGCCAGGACAGTGCCGGGGCAGGGATCGTCCAGGGGAAAATGCCACTTGGAGCTCAGTacctgccccagcagggtcCCAAACCGAGGTGCCCAGGCAAATGTCACCTGCAGGTCACACTGCTGCGGGCACCGTGCCTAGTTCCCTGTGGGTTTTCTGCCCCATTGTCTCTCTCATAGCCAGAACCGTCCTCCCCAGTGGGTCCGTGGTCGTCAACAGCTGCAGCAGcgcagctgagcagctctgcaactTCGTCTGTGACTGCAGCGACTGCACGGATGAGAACCAGTGTGGTGGGTGCTCAGACTCCCCAGGCCCCCAGACCCACCCTCAGGTCCTGCTCCTTGGGTGAGAGCAGGCTATGTAGTGGGGGGTGTTGTGGGTACAGGTCCCTGGGGTGGTGCTGGTGCCCAGGATAAATGCAGGGTCTCCCAGGACTGGTACAGAACCGCGGGGTGGGTGCAGATCCACAGGGTAGGGGCAGGTCCCTTGTGCAGGTGTCCAGGGTGAACACAGGTCGCCTGGGTGCAGGTGAGTCTGCCCCGTGCGTGCAGGATCCTAGGTTGTGTGCAGGTCCCCTGGGCTGGCCACAGGTCCCCTGGGTAGGTGCAGCCCCCCGGGATAGGTGCAGTTCCCTGGGTTGGGCACAGGTCCCCAGGATGGCCCCAAACCTGCCTTTACCCTCCATCTGCTTACCTTCAGGGTACCTACggggctcagcagtgctgggcacacccTTCACCTGTGACTTCGAGGACAGTGACTGTGGCTGGCAGGACGTGGGCACCTCGACGTATGGATGGGTGCGAGGCCGGGCTAGCCTTGCCATGTGGGGCATGGGGCCTCATTCAGACCACACTCTGGGCACTGACCTGGGtaagtgggagctgctgggtgagcaGGCTCTGGGCACCCACAGCACCACTACACTGGAGTTGGGGTGCCAGAACACCTATCTTTGTAGGGtgcaggggagggagaagaCCCTTGGAGGGGCAGGagtggtgctggcacagctctggtgcCGCCCCtaggggctgcagccccccctCTGCTTTCTGCCCTCCCCAGGTTGGTTCTTGGTCACCACGTCCTCCCCAGCAAAGACCACGGCCACAGCCTGGCTCAGGTCACCAGAGATGCGGGAAGCAGCTGCCACATGTGAGATCAAAACCTGGTATCACCTCTCAGGGAGCTGCGAGAGCGTCCAAggtgggcacaggcagcatcCGCTACTGGGCagtggggagggatggggcCGTCTGCCACTGTGGCAGGGACTGAACTACCAACACCTTAAGATGGGTCCTTGCCATCCTGTTTGCCTCTTCCACActccacacacagagctggtggGACCTGGGTGGTCCCAGTTCCAGTCCCCAGAGCTGGCGGGGCTCCATTAATTCCTTTTGGTACCCTGGATGCCCTGTACCAAGGGCACTTTTCGGGCTTCCCTCAGGACTGAACCAGACAGAGCGGCCAGTGCTGCGCCTGGCCTTGGCACACAGGGATGAGGTGGTGGtgctgtggcagagccctgagcgCAGCAGAGAGGGCTGGCATCAGCTGGTTGCCTACCCTGGACGGATCAGGGAGCAGTTCCAGGTGAGACAGTGTTGGTACCTTGGTACCTGGGCACTGTCCCCATCAGCTGGGACCAGAGGAGCTGGGTGATGCTCTGAGACCTAGCCTGGGCAGCTCATGCCATCCTCATCCTGCCATCACAGCTCATCTTCTCCCTGACACAACCAcccacctgcagggcagaggtggcactcGATGACATCATGTTCAGGAACTGTGGCTTATCAGGTGAGTTCCAACATCTGCTGGGATGTTAGCTGGATCTTGGGGGGACTGGATGGGGTGCAAAACCCAGGGGAGATCTCCCATTGCTGGGTGCTCCCATTGTCTTGGGGCACCGTGCCGTGTCCAGAGCATGAGGTGGGCAGTGAAAACCTGTCCCTTGAGCCACCCTAAGGAATGATGTGGCAGTGCTCACCATGTCCCTGTGGGACCAGCCACTCCCTGACATGTGTCCCCCCACCCCAGAGGTCGGGCAGCAGGCCTGCGGGGCCCAGGAGAGCCACTGCCACAGCggctcctgcctggcacagcatcGTTTCTGCGATGGCACCGACGACTGCGGGGACAACTCGGACGAGGGCACAGCGCAGTGCAGTGAGCACCCCTGGCCCCAGGGAGGAGTCCTGTGGAGAGGCTGAGGGTCCACCTTGGTGGGGCaaagctgtgctctgggctggcaggggccCACCCAGTTCTGCCCCACACCAGAAGGGCAAAATGACCCTGAGGGTTTGCAGAGGGGTGGCATCAGTCCAACACATTGCAGGGATCTATCTGTCCAAGAGAGGGCTGGGACCTCAGTTTCTGGGTCACTGCTGTCccttctcctcacagagaaCTTCACCCGCTGTTCCTTTGACTATGATCTCTGTGGCTGGGAGATGGCAGCCGGGCCACCAGTGTGGGGCAGGAACACGAGCCTGAAACTGGGCACCTCCTACAGCATTCCCACTCGGGaccacagcagcaacagcagggCTGGTATGTGGTGGGGCACCAGTGCCCCAGGGGAGCCCCACTGCAGGTGGACGTGCACTGGGGTGACACATACCAGGGCTCTGCTCAAGGCTGTGCCAGTACAGCGGTGTCCTGCACCCATGCATCTGCCTGGCTCCACTCAgccccagcatctcctgcaggttttttcctccatgtgAGCAGTGACTCCGCTGcacaggctggtggcacagctcagctcagcagccccacCTTCCAAGCCACCAACTCCTGTTCTGTGAGTCACAGCTGGGACCTCATGTCCTTGTTCATGTGGGCATAGTGGTGACAGGAGATGGGGTTTCCAACTCTGGGGACCCTcatgcagggctgggctgtggttGGCCCTTGCTGGGGATGGGCATCAAGTTTTTGGGGGTGGTTTGGTGACATCTCTGGTGCCCATTGGGAACTCTGagctcctcacagcccctctgtgggATGCAGGGGGCTGTGTGCCCCTGGCCTAAGGGCTCACCCTCCTCCCAATCCCCAGCTCGTACTGTACTGCCACCTCCATGgctcagccaccagcagcctCATCATCTCCTATGTGACCAACTCTACCAAGCACTTGATGAGGGAAAGGACAGGAGATTTGGGCAGCTGCTGGATCCGGGAGAGAGTGGACTTCAATGTGACGGATCCTTTCAAGGTTGGCTGCTGCcatgctggggga
The Serinus canaria isolate serCan28SL12 chromosome 17, serCan2020, whole genome shotgun sequence DNA segment above includes these coding regions:
- the PHPT1 gene encoding 14 kDa phosphohistidine phosphatase, whose product is MAGSALSRVPDVQIDGDGVFKYVLVRVRGAGAPAKDVVRGYSWAEYHADLFERTAEELARHGLSCECLGGGRLSHRPEERKIHVYGYSVGFGRADHAVTTEKLKAEYPDYEITWADEGY